A genomic stretch from uncultured Pseudodesulfovibrio sp. includes:
- a CDS encoding CinA family protein translates to MDINLISRAVAELGECLRVEDNYLATAESCTGGLLASTLTDTPGSSEWFAGSVVAYSNTVKTNLLGVSPTVLEEHGAVSEPVVMAMAQGVLKAMGAHVSVAISGVAGPGGGTPDKPVGTVWMAWAWPSGSRARLYNFSGTRAEIKGQAVMAAVNGLLSVTR, encoded by the coding sequence ATGGATATCAATCTTATTTCTCGGGCTGTTGCCGAACTCGGTGAATGCCTGCGTGTGGAAGACAACTATCTCGCCACTGCCGAATCCTGCACGGGTGGGTTGCTGGCGAGCACCCTAACCGACACCCCCGGCAGCTCTGAATGGTTTGCCGGGTCGGTGGTCGCCTATTCAAATACGGTCAAGACCAATTTGCTTGGAGTGTCGCCAACGGTTCTGGAAGAACATGGGGCCGTTTCCGAGCCGGTTGTTATGGCTATGGCACAGGGAGTACTCAAAGCTATGGGTGCCCACGTTTCCGTAGCTATTTCGGGTGTAGCCGGGCCGGGTGGCGGTACTCCAGACAAACCTGTCGGGACAGTCTGGATGGCATGGGCCTGGCCGTCCGGTTCTCGTGCCCGGTTATATAATTTCTCCGGGACTCGTGCGGAAATCAAGGGGCAGGCGGTCATGGCTGCGGTCAACGGCTTGCTCAGTGTGACCAGATAG